From the Streptomyces syringium genome, one window contains:
- a CDS encoding FUSC family protein: MTWSKALKDTVRTGLTVERTKLEPLVAVRGAAGVAIVIGVVLWLATPTLAVSSAFGAFASALVTFQRSWRPRPVLALAVAAGLAISTFLGYMAAADHLAFAVLLAVWTLFAGMAWAVGPVSGMVATQTVAVMLITVTLPTSVAGALLHAGIIVCAGVVQAALIVLFPIRPWGLQRDALADALAAEADYARRLRHDPVARFDAQPLMDARSAAELTPRQARNRPRQLGGPRGVAERLRPVLASLADPVVGAPAEGPERDHVRDLLAAAATVLDAVARSIRWGRPVRLPPEVMAVLEGAESGSMLTGPARRSALRLIALLADAVEATDEPVKEAPPANGDRPPKPAKGSLKGSLKGSLLKGSTNSREKEPYRHLLRPTVPRLVPVGLRALRREARWSSAIGRHAVRVAAVSLAGYALGSALPLGHGYWAPMTSVMVMRPDFGQTYSRGVARFVGTLVGVFVGGLVMALAHPGPWVCAALAVVCIGLMYLLMRTGYSVASACIAAYVVFLLGIAGEGWSQTVEERVILTLLGGLLAMAAYALFPAWETPKLRDRLADWLAANGRYSLAVLDAFARPADRKPRRVREALLDARAARQAWDDAVARAQREPVRHRGISRSAERGAEAALATMGRTAMLMEAHLPDRDASPSKEAEDFAAALRAALPEAVSAVRERRELDWSGPLQAYAAWQARVGDEGVAVRAAELLVDALDELAGVLSRGPGGRNRARRK; this comes from the coding sequence ATGACCTGGTCGAAGGCGCTGAAGGACACCGTCCGCACCGGGCTGACGGTCGAGCGGACCAAGTTGGAGCCGCTGGTCGCGGTGCGGGGCGCGGCCGGGGTGGCGATCGTCATCGGGGTCGTGCTGTGGCTCGCCACGCCGACGCTGGCGGTGTCGTCGGCGTTCGGGGCGTTCGCCTCCGCGCTGGTGACCTTCCAGCGGTCCTGGCGGCCACGGCCCGTGCTGGCGCTCGCGGTGGCGGCGGGGCTCGCGATCAGTACGTTCCTGGGGTACATGGCCGCCGCCGACCATCTCGCGTTCGCGGTGCTGCTGGCCGTCTGGACGCTGTTCGCGGGGATGGCGTGGGCGGTCGGGCCGGTGTCGGGGATGGTCGCGACGCAGACCGTCGCGGTCATGCTCATCACCGTCACGCTGCCCACGTCCGTCGCGGGAGCGCTGCTGCACGCCGGGATCATCGTCTGCGCGGGCGTGGTCCAGGCCGCGCTCATCGTCCTCTTCCCCATCAGACCCTGGGGCCTCCAGCGCGACGCGCTCGCGGACGCGCTGGCCGCCGAGGCGGACTACGCGCGCCGGCTGCGGCACGACCCGGTGGCGCGGTTCGACGCGCAGCCGCTGATGGACGCCCGCAGCGCCGCCGAACTCACCCCCCGCCAGGCCCGGAACCGCCCCCGCCAGTTGGGCGGGCCGCGCGGGGTCGCCGAGCGGCTGCGGCCGGTGCTGGCCTCGCTGGCCGACCCCGTCGTGGGGGCGCCCGCCGAGGGGCCGGAGCGGGATCACGTACGGGATCTGCTGGCCGCCGCCGCGACGGTGCTGGACGCGGTGGCGCGGTCGATCCGGTGGGGCAGGCCGGTGCGGCTGCCGCCGGAGGTGATGGCGGTCCTGGAAGGGGCCGAGTCCGGTTCGATGCTGACCGGGCCCGCCCGCCGCTCGGCGCTGCGGCTGATCGCGCTGCTCGCGGACGCCGTGGAGGCCACCGACGAGCCCGTCAAGGAGGCCCCGCCCGCCAACGGGGACCGCCCGCCGAAGCCGGCCAAGGGCTCACTCAAGGGATCGCTCAAGGGCTCACTCCTCAAGGGCTCCACGAACTCCCGGGAGAAGGAGCCGTACCGCCATCTGCTGCGGCCCACCGTCCCCCGGCTGGTGCCGGTGGGGCTGCGGGCGCTGCGGCGGGAGGCGCGCTGGTCGTCGGCGATCGGGCGGCACGCGGTGCGGGTCGCGGCGGTCTCGCTGGCCGGGTACGCGCTGGGCAGCGCGTTGCCGCTGGGGCACGGTTACTGGGCGCCGATGACGTCGGTGATGGTCATGCGGCCGGACTTCGGCCAGACCTATTCGCGCGGCGTCGCGCGCTTCGTCGGGACGCTGGTCGGGGTGTTCGTCGGCGGCCTGGTGATGGCCCTGGCCCACCCCGGTCCGTGGGTGTGCGCGGCGCTCGCCGTGGTCTGCATCGGGCTGATGTATCTGCTGATGCGCACGGGTTACAGCGTGGCCTCGGCGTGCATCGCCGCGTATGTCGTCTTCCTGCTCGGCATCGCGGGCGAGGGCTGGTCGCAGACCGTGGAGGAGCGGGTGATCCTGACCCTGCTGGGCGGGCTGCTCGCGATGGCCGCGTACGCGCTCTTCCCGGCCTGGGAGACGCCCAAGCTGCGCGACCGGCTCGCGGACTGGCTGGCCGCCAACGGCCGGTACTCCCTCGCGGTCCTCGACGCGTTCGCCCGGCCCGCCGACCGCAAACCGCGCCGGGTGCGCGAGGCGCTGCTGGACGCCCGGGCCGCACGCCAGGCCTGGGACGACGCGGTCGCCCGCGCGCAGCGGGAGCCCGTGCGCCACCGGGGGATCTCGCGCAGCGCGGAGCGGGGCGCGGAGGCGGCGCTGGCCACGATGGGGCGGACGGCGATGCTGATGGAGGCGCACCTCCCGGACCGGGACGCCAGCCCGTCGAAGGAGGCCGAGGACTTCGCGGCGGCCCTGCGCGCGGCCCTGCCGGAGGCGGTCTCGGCCGTCCGGGAGCGGCGGGAGCTGGACTGGTCGGGTCCCCTCCAGGCGTACGCCGCGTGGCAGGCGCGGGTGGGCGACGAGGGGGTGGCGGTGCGTGCCGCCGAGCTCCTCGTGGACGCCCTCGACGAACTCGCGGGCGTCCTCTCCCGCGGCCCCGGCGGCCGCAACCGGGCCCGGCGGAAGTAG
- a CDS encoding TetR/AcrR family transcriptional regulator, producing the protein MPKRVDHEERRQKIAEALWRIACERGLDGASLRDVAAEAGISLGQLQHYFSSKDDMLVFALDHISALAARRIGERVHALAEAPAPRDILRESAVEMLPLDDNSRTGNLVQIAYFVRAVHDERLRRHAKEGIPALRGLFAHQIREGITRGEVAPGRAPDTEAMLLIALLDGLTSYILLEVVSGAEALHLVDEHLDRLFTP; encoded by the coding sequence GTGCCCAAGCGGGTGGACCATGAGGAACGCCGTCAGAAGATCGCGGAGGCCCTCTGGCGCATCGCGTGCGAGCGCGGGCTCGACGGGGCGAGCCTGCGCGACGTCGCGGCCGAAGCGGGCATCTCGCTGGGGCAGTTGCAGCACTACTTCTCCAGCAAGGACGACATGCTCGTCTTCGCCCTCGACCACATCAGCGCCCTCGCCGCCCGCCGCATCGGCGAGCGCGTCCACGCCCTGGCCGAGGCCCCGGCCCCGCGCGACATCCTGCGCGAATCAGCGGTGGAGATGCTGCCCCTGGACGACAACAGCCGCACCGGCAACCTCGTCCAGATCGCCTACTTCGTCCGGGCCGTCCACGACGAACGCCTGCGCCGCCACGCCAAGGAGGGCATCCCCGCCCTGCGCGGCCTCTTCGCCCACCAGATCCGGGAGGGCATCACCCGCGGCGAGGTCGCCCCCGGCCGGGCTCCCGACACCGAGGCCATGCTGCTGATCGCGCTGCTCGACGGCCTGACGAGCTACATCCTGCTGGAGGTCGTCTCCGGCGCGGAGGCGCTGCACCTGGTGGACGAGCATCTCGACCGGCTGTTCACGCCCTAG
- a CDS encoding PH domain-containing protein, which yields MAEHRHHTRVRLRPPRNSVDPRARRWWTVQSLVTVSGPLLLTALTLGVLSLLFFPGALPWLGPLLLVVLVLPALAYTLAMPAWRYRVHAWELGDTAVYAASGWFWQKRRIAPLSRVQTVDTARGPIQQYFGLATVTVTTASTAGDVKIAGLSDADARLLAERITAAARAVPGDAA from the coding sequence ATGGCCGAACACCGGCACCACACGCGCGTCAGGCTCCGGCCGCCGCGCAACAGCGTCGATCCCCGCGCCCGGCGCTGGTGGACCGTGCAGTCGCTCGTCACCGTCAGCGGCCCGCTGCTGCTGACCGCCCTGACGCTGGGCGTGCTGTCCCTCCTCTTCTTCCCCGGCGCCCTGCCCTGGCTCGGCCCGCTGCTGCTCGTCGTCCTCGTGCTGCCCGCGCTGGCGTACACGCTGGCCATGCCGGCCTGGCGGTACCGCGTGCACGCCTGGGAGCTGGGGGACACCGCGGTCTACGCCGCGAGCGGGTGGTTCTGGCAGAAGCGCCGGATAGCCCCGCTGTCCCGCGTCCAGACCGTCGACACCGCGCGCGGCCCGATCCAGCAGTACTTCGGCCTCGCGACCGTCACCGTCACCACCGCCTCCACGGCGGGCGACGTGAAGATCGCGGGCCTGTCCGACGCCGATGCCCGGCTGCTGGCCGAGCGCATCACCGCCGCCGCCCGCGCCGTCCCGGGGGACGCCGCGTGA